The proteins below come from a single Triticum aestivum cultivar Chinese Spring chromosome 5D, IWGSC CS RefSeq v2.1, whole genome shotgun sequence genomic window:
- the LOC123119799 gene encoding uncharacterized protein isoform X2: MKGLLFICETLRHAAIDISTFITAKGQAYAVLDTLFSLLNIICNNYNLSHICIFQVSEEVEKAMFRQFSAAAAAPPRLLVGQSQRPRYQLMFLNDLKPVYTMMKLEAKDGSALKVAMVENLENDQTNVVRFGHLSSVRVEVVVLHGNFNAKKEECWTPEEFNKHIVWGREKSAKLLNGDLTLKLSGGEAFLGSANFTDNSSFTSTKKFRLGLRLVNDSGERVLEGITEPFRVKERRVEGFEKHYPPKLGDEVWRLEKIGRKGAYHQALSDSGIDTVQKLLQSYVKNEEKLLKTFPKMSPAAWKAIIGHAMTCEVGDTLYLHEIKETDMQFFFDAILQLVGVKFGDRYKPLDKIHQPEKNLVETLKQKAYENMKDIQYDHVMINNRPVRVHKFHAKGASGLSNILQNQQILNYGQHSRFQGDFLPSQGLESKERFCSFQQATDASVDMSRFLQGQTSNDVSHQIVTQKITPYDPSQGTFLPRPRITQLRIPNIERTDFGPDAETSAIAHYNIQAGQVVMQFGQHGQNHSHFSEQSYSSFPVGSLTSTDTTMDSMQLHSQLTSNRESFSKQPDLLCNGQTLHQSNQVFAGLQPSRTNSFDSVENDQLIQRFISQFFSSEGAATPLSPRKWVKIKAALKLASVGRLSRASRRGLHSPPGRARLVPTT, from the exons ATGAAAGGCCTATTATTCATTTGTGAAACGTTGCGACATGCCGCGATAGATATATCGACGTTTATAACAGCTAAAGGCCAAGCATATGCTGTTCTTGATACTCTTTTTTCCCTCCTTAATATCATCTGTAACAATTACAACCTTTCTCacatctgcatatttcaggtttcGGAGGAGGTAGAGAAAGCCATGTTCAGACAATtcagtgcagcagcagcagcacctccAAG GCTATTAGTTGGCCAGAGCCAGCGTCCGAGGTATCAGCTCATGTTCTTGAATGATCTAAAACCTGTTTACACCATGATGAAGTTAGAAGCCAAGGATGGATCAGCCCTTAAGGTGGCCATGGTTGAAAACCTCGAAAATGACCAGACAAACGTTGTCAGGTTTGGTCATCTTTCTTCGGTTAGGGTTGAGGTTGTAGTCCTCCATGGCAACTTCAATGCTAAAAAAGAGGAATGCTGGACTCCTGAGGAATTCAACAAGCATATAGTATGGGGCCGAGAGAAAAGCGCAAAACTCCTCAACGGTGATCTGACGCTGAAGCTCAGTGGAGGGGAAGCTTTTCTTGGAAGTGCTAACTTCACTGATAACTCCAGCTTCACAAGCACTAAGAAGTTCAGGCTCGGGCTGAGGCTTGTCAATGACTCTGGAGAGAGGGTTCTTGAAGGAATCACTGAGCCTTTCCGCGTGAAAGAGCGCAGGGTGGAGG GATTTGAAAAGCACTACCCACCTAAGCTGGGCGACGAAGTTTGGCGTTTGGAAAAGATTGGTAGGAAAGGGGCTTACCACCAGGCCTTGTCAGACAGTGGAATTGATACTGTGCAGAAGTTATTACAGTCTTATGTAAAGAATGAAGAGAAGCTATTGAAG ACTTTCCCCAAGATGTCACCGGCAGCTTGGAAAGCCATCATAGGACATGCCATGACATGCGAAGTTGGCGACACTCTTTACCTGCATGAAATTAAGGAAACCGACATGCAATTTTTCTTTGATGCCATACTTCAGCTTGTTGGGGTGAAATTTGGTGATCGTTACAAGCCCTTAGATAAGATTCATCAACCAGAGAAG AATTTAGTCGAGACTCTGAAGCAAAAGGCTTATGAGAATATGAAGGATATTCAGTATGATCATGTTATGATAAACAACCGTCCTGTACGAGTTCATAAGTTTCATGCAAAGGGTGCTTCTGGGTTGAGTAATATTCTTCAAAATCAGCAGATACTGAATTATG GTCAGCATAGTAGGTTTCAAGGAGACTTCTTGCCTAGTCAAGGACTTGAATCAAAGGAGAGATTCTGTTCTTTCCAGCAAGCAACTGAT GCTTCAGTGGATATGTCAAGATTTCTGCAGGGTCAGACTTCCAATGATGTTAGCCATCAAATAGTCACCCAAAAAATTACACCATATGATCCAAGCCAAGGAACTTTCTTACCTCGACCAAGAATCACACAGCTACGTATACCAAATATTGAAAGAACAGATTTTGGTCCAGATGCTGAAACTTCTGCTATTGCTCATTACAACATTCAGGCAGGTCAGGTTGTTATGCAATTTGGTCagcatggacagaaccattctcaTTTCTCTGAACAATCATACAGT AGCTTCCCTGTCGGTAGTTTAACGTCTACGGATACAACCATGGATTCTATGCAGCTTCACTCCCAGCTTACAAGCAACA GGGAGAGTTTCAGCAAGCAACCTGACCTACTATGCAATGGCCAAACACTACATCAATCAAATCAAGTTTTTGCTGGCTTACAGCCATCAAGAACAAacagctttgactcggtggaaAATGATCAGCTCATACAACGCTTCATTTCTCAGTTTTTTAGCAGTGAAGGGGCAGCGACACCTTTGTCGCCACGTAAGTGGGTTAAGATCAAGGCAGCATTGAAGCTAGCATCTGTAGGGCGACTCTCCAGAGCCTCTAGAAGGGGTCTGCATAGTCCCCCGGGAAGGGCAAGGCTGGTACCAACAACATGA
- the LOC123119799 gene encoding uncharacterized protein isoform X1, whose amino-acid sequence MASSKRPRPCSGDGSDHGGELSRPSKRWRSLVMHVRGRRTMGLGVFGFRGITGEEFMTMFSNMVRRVVSEEVEKAMFRQFSAAAAAPPRLLVGQSQRPRYQLMFLNDLKPVYTMMKLEAKDGSALKVAMVENLENDQTNVVRFGHLSSVRVEVVVLHGNFNAKKEECWTPEEFNKHIVWGREKSAKLLNGDLTLKLSGGEAFLGSANFTDNSSFTSTKKFRLGLRLVNDSGERVLEGITEPFRVKERRVEGFEKHYPPKLGDEVWRLEKIGRKGAYHQALSDSGIDTVQKLLQSYVKNEEKLLKTFPKMSPAAWKAIIGHAMTCEVGDTLYLHEIKETDMQFFFDAILQLVGVKFGDRYKPLDKIHQPEKNLVETLKQKAYENMKDIQYDHVMINNRPVRVHKFHAKGASGLSNILQNQQILNYGQHSRFQGDFLPSQGLESKERFCSFQQATDASVDMSRFLQGQTSNDVSHQIVTQKITPYDPSQGTFLPRPRITQLRIPNIERTDFGPDAETSAIAHYNIQAGQVVMQFGQHGQNHSHFSEQSYSSFPVGSLTSTDTTMDSMQLHSQLTSNRESFSKQPDLLCNGQTLHQSNQVFAGLQPSRTNSFDSVENDQLIQRFISQFFSSEGAATPLSPRKWVKIKAALKLASVGRLSRASRRGLHSPPGRARLVPTT is encoded by the exons ATGGCTTCTTCCAAGCGGCCCCGTCCATGTTCCGGCGACGGTTCCGACCACGGCGGCGAGCTCTCCCGACCTTCCAAGCGTTGGAGATCGCTCGTCAT GCATGTGAGGGGGAGGAGGACCATGGGTCTGGGAGTGTTTGGCTTCAGAGGGATCACAGGGGAGGAGTTCATGACCATGTTCAGCAATATGGTTCGGAGAGTG gtttcGGAGGAGGTAGAGAAAGCCATGTTCAGACAATtcagtgcagcagcagcagcacctccAAG GCTATTAGTTGGCCAGAGCCAGCGTCCGAGGTATCAGCTCATGTTCTTGAATGATCTAAAACCTGTTTACACCATGATGAAGTTAGAAGCCAAGGATGGATCAGCCCTTAAGGTGGCCATGGTTGAAAACCTCGAAAATGACCAGACAAACGTTGTCAGGTTTGGTCATCTTTCTTCGGTTAGGGTTGAGGTTGTAGTCCTCCATGGCAACTTCAATGCTAAAAAAGAGGAATGCTGGACTCCTGAGGAATTCAACAAGCATATAGTATGGGGCCGAGAGAAAAGCGCAAAACTCCTCAACGGTGATCTGACGCTGAAGCTCAGTGGAGGGGAAGCTTTTCTTGGAAGTGCTAACTTCACTGATAACTCCAGCTTCACAAGCACTAAGAAGTTCAGGCTCGGGCTGAGGCTTGTCAATGACTCTGGAGAGAGGGTTCTTGAAGGAATCACTGAGCCTTTCCGCGTGAAAGAGCGCAGGGTGGAGG GATTTGAAAAGCACTACCCACCTAAGCTGGGCGACGAAGTTTGGCGTTTGGAAAAGATTGGTAGGAAAGGGGCTTACCACCAGGCCTTGTCAGACAGTGGAATTGATACTGTGCAGAAGTTATTACAGTCTTATGTAAAGAATGAAGAGAAGCTATTGAAG ACTTTCCCCAAGATGTCACCGGCAGCTTGGAAAGCCATCATAGGACATGCCATGACATGCGAAGTTGGCGACACTCTTTACCTGCATGAAATTAAGGAAACCGACATGCAATTTTTCTTTGATGCCATACTTCAGCTTGTTGGGGTGAAATTTGGTGATCGTTACAAGCCCTTAGATAAGATTCATCAACCAGAGAAG AATTTAGTCGAGACTCTGAAGCAAAAGGCTTATGAGAATATGAAGGATATTCAGTATGATCATGTTATGATAAACAACCGTCCTGTACGAGTTCATAAGTTTCATGCAAAGGGTGCTTCTGGGTTGAGTAATATTCTTCAAAATCAGCAGATACTGAATTATG GTCAGCATAGTAGGTTTCAAGGAGACTTCTTGCCTAGTCAAGGACTTGAATCAAAGGAGAGATTCTGTTCTTTCCAGCAAGCAACTGAT GCTTCAGTGGATATGTCAAGATTTCTGCAGGGTCAGACTTCCAATGATGTTAGCCATCAAATAGTCACCCAAAAAATTACACCATATGATCCAAGCCAAGGAACTTTCTTACCTCGACCAAGAATCACACAGCTACGTATACCAAATATTGAAAGAACAGATTTTGGTCCAGATGCTGAAACTTCTGCTATTGCTCATTACAACATTCAGGCAGGTCAGGTTGTTATGCAATTTGGTCagcatggacagaaccattctcaTTTCTCTGAACAATCATACAGT AGCTTCCCTGTCGGTAGTTTAACGTCTACGGATACAACCATGGATTCTATGCAGCTTCACTCCCAGCTTACAAGCAACA GGGAGAGTTTCAGCAAGCAACCTGACCTACTATGCAATGGCCAAACACTACATCAATCAAATCAAGTTTTTGCTGGCTTACAGCCATCAAGAACAAacagctttgactcggtggaaAATGATCAGCTCATACAACGCTTCATTTCTCAGTTTTTTAGCAGTGAAGGGGCAGCGACACCTTTGTCGCCACGTAAGTGGGTTAAGATCAAGGCAGCATTGAAGCTAGCATCTGTAGGGCGACTCTCCAGAGCCTCTAGAAGGGGTCTGCATAGTCCCCCGGGAAGGGCAAGGCTGGTACCAACAACATGA